The following are encoded together in the Coturnix japonica isolate 7356 chromosome 8, Coturnix japonica 2.1, whole genome shotgun sequence genome:
- the LOC116653781 gene encoding uncharacterized protein LOC116653781 isoform X2: MLSCFFVCLFWFFFWLASLYIVFQYSRTGCGALGVPQRARAVLAAVRLSAVWGAALTSTQRTQELQPAAPTALTARAPELGTSLAPLPERSTRWRGEKLRGLPCCLQPVALRWRCCCLSSSPPSCSDGLCRARAAGCRRSPIGERVHRPSRRGLVSAASVEPVRAEAEVCGGEAEDGGGPTGNGRDSGEVAVLSHGLKQ, translated from the coding sequence ATGTtgtcatgtttttttgtttgcttgttttggttttttttttggctagcGTCTCTTTACATCGTTTTCCAATATTCAAGAACCGGGTGTGGAGCGCTCGGAGTACCCCAGAGAGCCCGTGCCGTCCTGGCGGCCGTCAGGCTCAGCGCTGTGTGGGGAGCGGCGCTAACATCAACCCAGCGGACGCAGGAACTTCAACCCGCAGCTCCGACTGCGCTCACCGCGCGTGCGCCCGAGCTCGGCACCAGCCTGGCCCCTCTCCCGGAGCGTTCCACCCGCTGGAGGGGGGAGAAGCTGCGCGGGCTGCCGTGCTGTCTGCAGCCTGTCGCACTGCGATGGCggtgctgctgcctcagctccTCCCCGCCGAGCTGTAGCGATGGTCTGTGCCGCGCACGGGCGGCCGGCTGCCGCCGTTCCCCTATAGGTGAGCGCGTTCATCGCCCCTCCCGCCGTGGCCTCGTCAGTGCTGCCAGCGTGGAGCCGGTCCGAGCTGAGGCGGAAGTTTGCGGTGGGGAGGCGGAGGACGGCGGAGGCCCCACCGGCAATGGACGCGACTCTGGAGAAG